A genomic stretch from Edaphobacter aggregans includes:
- a CDS encoding carboxypeptidase-like regulatory domain-containing protein, protein MKIAILALVLTVTATSRAAGPVAAVSGVVRDAQGVAQMGALVQVLANDAMVGTAFTDLHGRYLIANLLPGKYEVRASAALFVPTMRDNLQLRPGAKAVVNLTLNAIFDAASWLPAERRKADEPNDDWTWTLRSAANRPILRLVEDNQMIVVSSSAESPTPPDRVRASMTSGDGGFGTGGIHNVFAIDRSLADGAGMTLRADMGSASGSSLRAPSTDVQVGYQKRLGFAGAARTVVSYQAHPEIIGSGAVSGIQAMQLASAQKTQLGDSVDLEVGSAVYVVRTANSAFAARPFLRVTAHPTSAVTVGYRMATSRDLQSFAGLDAVQMELPVAVLSGGRMQTERGLHQEITVGRKLGKGLVQAALYRDNLNRIAVSGGGVLSPTDFASANGPGSTSGVLADTSTDTFRLMGAGYKTQGISLLLTEPITPAMWVAVEYNTGAALTAGEGATMTLPSVATDLKPMASQSLTVAVKGRVIHTGTRVRAAYRWQPERFVTEVNPYEAFGDQAYLSFYLRQPVHCGSLLPPGLEATVDVTNLLEQGYRPFLSADGQTLFLAQSPRTIQAGLAFNF, encoded by the coding sequence GTGAAAATCGCGATTCTGGCCCTAGTGCTGACGGTGACTGCCACAAGCAGAGCAGCCGGTCCAGTCGCTGCCGTGTCAGGCGTGGTACGCGATGCGCAGGGTGTGGCCCAGATGGGCGCACTGGTTCAGGTTCTGGCCAACGACGCCATGGTGGGCACGGCGTTCACCGACCTTCACGGACGATATCTGATTGCCAACCTGCTTCCCGGTAAATACGAGGTTCGGGCGAGCGCGGCGCTGTTTGTGCCAACGATGCGGGATAATCTGCAACTCCGGCCAGGCGCTAAGGCGGTGGTTAATCTCACTCTGAATGCGATCTTCGATGCGGCTTCGTGGCTGCCGGCGGAACGGCGCAAGGCTGACGAACCGAACGATGACTGGACGTGGACGTTACGGTCGGCTGCAAATCGCCCTATCCTACGCCTTGTCGAAGATAACCAGATGATCGTTGTCTCGTCGAGCGCTGAGTCCCCGACACCTCCAGATCGTGTCCGGGCATCGATGACCTCCGGTGACGGCGGGTTTGGTACTGGTGGAATTCACAATGTATTTGCCATCGACCGGTCTCTTGCTGACGGGGCGGGCATGACGCTTCGTGCGGACATGGGCAGCGCGTCCGGATCATCACTGCGTGCGCCCTCAACGGACGTTCAGGTGGGCTATCAAAAACGGCTCGGGTTCGCAGGTGCCGCACGAACAGTCGTAAGCTACCAGGCTCATCCCGAAATCATCGGCTCGGGCGCTGTGTCGGGTATTCAGGCCATGCAACTGGCCAGCGCACAGAAGACGCAGTTGGGCGATTCGGTCGATCTTGAAGTTGGCAGCGCTGTCTATGTGGTTCGCACAGCTAACTCTGCATTCGCCGCACGTCCTTTCCTGCGGGTTACGGCGCATCCGACCTCTGCGGTGACGGTCGGATACCGGATGGCAACGTCTCGCGATCTCCAATCGTTTGCTGGGTTGGACGCGGTGCAGATGGAGTTGCCAGTTGCGGTTTTGTCGGGAGGCAGGATGCAGACCGAGCGTGGACTGCATCAAGAGATTACTGTTGGTCGAAAGCTAGGAAAAGGGCTCGTCCAGGCTGCACTCTATCGCGATAATCTGAACCGCATCGCTGTGTCTGGTGGAGGCGTGCTGAGCCCGACAGATTTTGCTTCAGCCAATGGACCGGGATCGACGAGCGGCGTTCTGGCCGATACAAGCACGGATACGTTCCGACTGATGGGCGCCGGATACAAGACACAGGGCATCAGCCTCTTGCTGACGGAGCCTATCACTCCGGCCATGTGGGTGGCGGTTGAGTACAACACTGGTGCCGCGCTGACGGCTGGCGAAGGGGCCACGATGACGTTGCCAAGTGTTGCAACGGATTTAAAGCCGATGGCATCGCAGTCGCTTACGGTTGCAGTGAAGGGAAGAGTCATCCACACTGGAACTCGCGTACGGGCTGCTTATCGCTGGCAACCAGAGCGGTTTGTTACAGAGGTCAATCCTTATGAGGCTTTTGGCGATCAGGCCTATCTGAGCTTCTATCTCAGACAGCCGGTACATTGCGGCAGCCTGTTGCCTCCAGGGCTTGAGGCGACGGTGGACGTGACAAATCTGCTGGAGCAGGGCTACCGCCCATTCCTGTCGGCTGACGGACAGACCCTCTTTCTGGCGCAGTCTCCCAGGACCATACAGGCAGGGCTGGCTTTCAATTTCTAA